In Deltaproteobacteria bacterium, one DNA window encodes the following:
- a CDS encoding fibronectin type III domain-containing protein, whose product MAARPQSRFLLCLLLLGLAGLPRATLARDPVHTLRGGQLLSADVIMEMVRDVTPGLEETLVGGIWSTQCWDGYTDDIDDPDTGLLTVNTLTDIDYENVSDVNDGCIFGDSRNFNNFAVNQPTFDRFKIIGERAFLAAFHYTYDDGSGNQGSDFETWSVPELTENSVLLISDNATVRMTRINTRSAIPTEPAVSASGRAITLSWTDASSDETGFRILRKDSVSGDFAEIGTASAGATSYSDTVSAAGTYWYRVRAVNANGDSLGSIVVSVTVE is encoded by the coding sequence ATGGCTGCGCGCCCCCAATCTCGATTCCTACTGTGTCTTCTACTGCTAGGCCTCGCCGGCCTGCCACGCGCCACACTTGCCCGCGACCCAGTGCACACCCTCCGCGGAGGGCAACTCCTCTCCGCCGATGTGATCATGGAGATGGTCCGCGATGTCACGCCGGGCTTGGAAGAGACGCTCGTCGGCGGCATTTGGTCGACACAATGTTGGGATGGCTATACCGACGACATTGACGACCCCGATACCGGATTGCTGACCGTCAACACGCTGACCGATATCGACTACGAAAACGTGAGCGACGTGAATGACGGTTGTATCTTCGGCGATTCTCGGAACTTCAACAATTTCGCCGTGAACCAACCGACGTTCGATCGCTTCAAAATCATCGGCGAGCGGGCCTTTCTCGCGGCTTTTCATTACACGTATGACGACGGTTCCGGAAATCAGGGCAGTGATTTTGAAACCTGGTCCGTCCCGGAACTCACGGAGAACTCCGTCCTGTTGATTTCCGACAATGCCACCGTGCGGATGACCCGCATTAACACGCGCTCCGCGATCCCGACCGAGCCCGCCGTCTCGGCCAGCGGCCGAGCCATCACCCTCAGTTGGACCGACGCAAGCAGCGATGAAACCGGCTTCCGCATCCTGCGCAAGGACTCCGTCTCGGGCGATTTTGCTGAAATCGGCACGGCGAGTGCCGGCGCCACATCGTACAGCGACACCGTCTCGGCTGCCGGGACCTATTGGTACCGAGTCCGCGCCGTGAATGCGAACGGCGATTCGCTGGGCAGCATCGTCGTCTCGGTCACGGTCGAGTAA